The genomic DNA CATTGGGTGGTCCTTACCCCACGTCTACACCCCATGAAGTGGAAGCAGCAGGTGCAGATTACCTAATTCTGGATGAAGGGGAAATCACTTTACCCATGTTTGTGGAAGCGGTACAAAAAGGTGAAAAATCTGGAGTTTTCCGCGCTACTGAAAAGCCTGATGTCACTGGTACACCGATTCCCCGCTTTGATTTATTGGAATTTAATGCCTATGATATGATGTCTGTGCAGTTTTCGCGGGGTTGTCCTTTCCAATGCGAATTTTGCGACATCATTGTTCTATATGGACGCAAACCCAGAACCAAAAGCCCTGAACAACTTTTAGCAGAATTAGATTATCTCTATGAGTTGGGTTGGAGACGCGGTGTATTCATGGTTGATGATAACTTTATTGGCAACAAACGCAATGTGAAATTGTTGCTAAAAGAGTTAAAAGTTTGGATGGCTGAACATCAATATCCTTTCAATTTTGATACAGAAGCTTCCATTGATTTGGCACAAGATCAAGAGATGATGGAGTTGATGGTTGATTGTGGATTTAAAGCCGTATTTTTGGGTATTGAAACCCCAGATGAAGACAGTTTACAACTAACTAAAAAATTCCAAAATACTCGCAGTTCTTTAACTGAGTCGGTAGAAACTATTATCAAAGCCGGTTTACGACCAATGGCTGGGTTTATTATTGGTTTTGATGGTGAAAAAGCCGGTGCTGGCGATCGCATCGTTAGATTTGCTGAACTAGCTGCCATTCCTTCCACCACCTTTGCTATGTTACAGGCGTTACCTAACACTGCATTGTGGCATCGCTTGAAAAAAGAAGGACGACTACGGGAAAACAAAGACGGGAATATCAATCAAACCACATTGATGAATTTTATTCCTACCCGTCCTCTGGAAGAACTAGCGAGGGAATATGTGGAAGCTTTTTGTGCTTTATATGATCCTGTAGCTTATTTAGATCGCACCTATCGCTGTTTTATGATGTTGGGTTCTCCTAAATGGACAGCACCAGCGAAAACACCGGAATGGGTAGTTATCAAAGCTTTGTTAATAGTAATTTGGCGACAAGGTTTTAAACGAGAAACTCGTTGGAAATTCTGGCATCATTTCTTTAGTATTCTCAAGCATAATCCTAAAGTGATTGAGCAGTACGTTTCTACCTGCGCTCACATCGAGCATTTTATGGAATATCGGCAAATTGTGCGCGATGAAATCGAAAGCCAACTCGCTGCTTATTTAGCCCAAGGTGCAGAAAAACCTTATGTTCCAGAAAAGGAAAAAGCTGTAGCTTAATCATCAGCAGATCCCCAATTTAATGATGAAGTTGGGGATCTATATGTATCTGGGATTAATAGGATTATTATTCCTGATTATTAACTTCTGAAGAATTCAGAGTTGTACCATTATTTTGGGGACTGAAAAATTGAGCATCATTAACCCAAATTGAGTGTTGATGTACGGGAATATTGATACCCATTTGATCAAAGGTAATTTTCAAACGACGACGATATTCTCTGGCCACATCCCATTGTTTGAGTGGTTGAGTTTTGATCCACACACGAATCATCATCCCGCGATCGCCAAAATTATCAATTCCTAAAATACTTGGCTGGTCTATAATTTGACGTTGCCAAAGTGGTTCTTGGTTCATCTCATTAGCTACATCTTTGATCAATTGCAAAGCTCGATCAATGTTTGTCTGATAGGAAACTGGTATAGTTAAATCAGCCCGTGACCAACGACTAGAAAGATTTGCTACTACTTTAATTTCACTGTTAGGAATTGTAATTAATCTTCCTTCTGCATCCCTAACTTGAGTCATGCGGAGATTGAGGTTTTCTACTAAACCACCCACATCTCCAACTACTATCACATCACCCAAAGCATATTGATCTTCGAGGATAATTAAAAACCCATTTATAGCATCTTTAATTAAGTTTTGAGAAGCAAGAGATACGGCTACACCTATTAAACCTGCACCTGCTAATAAAGGAACTATATCTATTCCCAAGGCAACTAAGGCAATTAAAATTCCTACTCCTATGCAAATTAGGGTAGTGATACTTTTAGTGACACCAGAAAATGTGGAAACTCTCAATTGCATCCGTTCTGAAGCTTCTGAGTTTAATAAAAAACCACCACTAATGAGAGTTTTTGTTAAGCGATCAATGAGAGCATAACTAATGTAAACAACCACATAAGTTCCTAGTATGACAACGCCTACTTTAAAAGGAATTTGAGCAGCTGCAAGAATTGCCAGTTGTAAAGCCCGTGTGTAAGGAAATAGTCCTAAAATTATAAAACTACCACCAGCCCAAATTCCGGTTTGTGTCAATTGGAAGAAGATTTTTTTGACTTCTGTTAAATGCTCATTTTGCTGTTGATCTAATTGGGTAGTAATGGTTTGGTCTGTTTCTTCGTTTAAATCAATTGCTTCTATTTTTTGCTTGTGTAAATGTCTTTGATGACGATATATAAACAAGCTTAATAAAACCATGGTTACTGTTAGAACCCCTGCAATTTTTCCCTGAAATATCAAAGCAGGAGTCTGTCGTTCTGATTTTGCTTTTTCTAACTCTTGCTGTAAATTTGCCGTAATTTGATTAGCTAATGTTTCTGGATCTAAATTACGTAGTCTTGCATCCAGTGAATTTACAGTCATTAGATATTTACCATTGATATAAATTACTGGTAAATCATTAACTGTGCGAATTTGTGATTTTAGTTTTTTCTCAGATAATTGAAAGTAATTGTTACTAATTTCTTGTAAATTCAGTTGGATACTTTGCGCTCGTGGGATGATACTATTTTTTGAACCAGCTATCTGAAACAGGGGACGACCATCTAAATAAATCCATTCAGAAGTTGTTATATCTTCAGCACCATTATTTACATTATTGGGAGTTGGTAAGTAAGGTAGGAGAGGTATCTGGGCTGTAGCTTTTGGTACAGAAATGACTGCTAGAGCTATTGAACCTGTGATAGCCAAAAATTTTAAACGCACTCAAAAACCTCCTTGATGTTAATGTTTTCTTGGATGGTTAACAAACTGGTATTTTAAAATTTGTTTACTAGCAAGTGATATTTTGTTTGATAGACTTAACTTGATATATATCCAAATTAGGTGACAGTTTCAATTCTATGTTTCTTCTTCAACAAACATAGTCTTTGTTTTTCCAAAACATACCATACATATTACGAAATGTGTACCTTAGTCAAATTGAGTATGAAATATGAGGATAAGTATTTGTATATGAATAGACAATGATGATTTAAATTTCTGAACAGGTCTAAGTTTTAATATAAAAAATTCAGTATATGTAAATAAAATTTTAGATGTACAGTTCAGTGTGAGCTACTTTAAACACGGACTCAATAATAAACTCAGATTTCCAGAAATGGATAAAATATATTTATAGCAACAAATAGAGTAATTAGTAGTTTGTATACTTGTAATTGTAAGAAAGTCTAATCAAAACAGAGTGTAGTAGAGTGTTCTGTTTTTGTTTTCATGCTCAGTTACTGATTGCAGGGTAATTGTAGCTAAAAATTGCCAGGTGTGAGCAAACTTTGTTAAAGTACGTAAGGGTTTTCAGACCTTCTTGTTTTCTAGAGGACAATTTAAATGACCGCAACTACTCCCAGATTAAAGCACGAGGTTAAAGACCTCGCCCTCGCTCCCTTGGGAAGACAACGGATTGACTGGGCTGGCCGGGAAATGCCCGTATTAAAGCAAATCCGCGATCGCTTTGAGAAAGAAAAGCCATTTGCAGGATTACGCCTTGTTGCTTGCGCTCACGTTACCACTGAAACAGCACATTTGGCGATCGCCTTAAAAGCTGGTGGTGCTGATGCAATTTTGATTGCAAGTAACCCCCTATCTACTCAAGATGACGTAGCTGCTTGCTTAGTCACTGATTACGAAATTCCCGTTTTCGCTATCAAAGGTGAAGACGCAGAAACCTATAACCGTCACGTACAAATTGCTTTAGATCACCGCCCCAATGTGATCATTGATGATGGTAGTGACGTAGTTGCTGACTTGGTGAAAAACCGTCAACATCAATTATCTGATTTAATCGGTACAACCGAAGAAACCACCACTGGTATTGTGCGTTTACGCGCTATGTTAAACGACGGCGTGTTAACCTTCCCCGCGATGAACGTTAACGATGCAGATACCAAGCACTTCTTTGATAACCGCTACGGTACTGGTCAATCTACCTTAGACGGCATCATCCGCGCTACAAACATTTTGCTGGCTGGTAAGACCGTTGTTGTAGCTGGTTATGGCTGGTGTGGTAAGGGTACAGCTTTACGCGCTAGTGGTATGGGTGCAAACGTTATCGTGACCGAAATTGATCCTATTAAAGCTATTGAAGCTGTAATGGATGGTTTCCGTGTGTTACCTATGGCTGAAGCTGCTGCTCATGGTGATATCTTCGTTACTGTAACTGGTAACAAGCACGTCATCCGTGGTGAACACTTCGATGTCATGAAAGACGGTGCGATCGTTTGTAACTCTGGTCACTTTGATATTGAGTTAGACCTAAAAACATTACGCACCAAAACTAAAGAAGTTAAAACCGTTCGTCCTTTCACTGAGCAATACATCCTCAACAGTGGTAAATCTGTAATTGTATTGGGTGAAGGTCGTTTAGTTAACCTAGCTGCTGCGGAAGGACATCCTAGCGCGGTTATGGATATGAGTTTTGCTAACCAAGCTTTAGCTGTTGAATACTTGGTGAAAAACAAAGGTAAGTTAGAACCCGGTTTATATTCTATTCCTACCGAAGTTGATCAAGAAATTGCTCGTTTGAAGTTACAAGCAATGAAGATCAATATTGATAGTTTGACAGCAGATCAAATTGATTACATCAATTCTTGGCAGTCTGGAACTTAATACTTTGATTAATTGATTTTTTGAGGGGATGGGCTTTTTGCTTATCCCCTTTTTTTGAACGAACCGCTCCAGACGCAGAGAGAGCTAAAGTTTATAATCCTATAATAGTTAAGTCTTGTGGTGTAGGCATATTGCCCGCTAGACTTATACAAATTAAATGCACAGCAGCTTACCTGAGTTCTGAAGCATTCAGATTTTTCACACTGTTACCAATGCCTGTCACCTATCAAATCCTCTCCAACCTTATGGCAAAATTGATCAGAGTCCTCAAAAACTGATTATTCCCAGTATGACTGCAACTATACCAAATCTCCCCAGTCTCTACGAACCCTTCTCCACAGAAGCCAAATGGCAAAAATTCTGGGAAGACAACCAAGTCTACAAAGCAGACCCCGACCATGCCGGTGAACCCTACTGTATTGTTATTCCTCCCCCTAATGTGACCGGCCGTTTGCACATGGGTCACGCTTTTGAGGGTGCATTAATTGATTCCCTGGTACGTTACCAACGCATGAAGGGACGTAACACCCTGTGGCTACCCGGTACTGACCACGCCAGTATTGCAGTCCAAACCATTTTGGAAAAACAACTCAAAGCCGAAGGTAAAACTCGCTACGATATAGGTAGGGAAAAATTCTTAGAAAAGGCTTGGGAATGGAAAGCTGAATCAGGTGGGACAATTGTCAATCAATTACGCCGTTTGGGTGTTTCCGTTGACTGGTCACGGGAACGCTTCACATTAGATGAAGGTTTATCAAAAGCTGTTTTAGAAGCATTTAATCGTCTTTATGATGAAGGTCTAATTTACAGAGGTAATTATTTAGTTAACTGGTGTCCCGCTTCCCAGTCTGCGGTGTCTGATTTGGAAGTTGAACCCAAGGAAGTTAATGGTAATCTTTGGCACTTCCGTTATCCTCTCAGTGATGGTTCTGGTTTTGTGGAAGTGGCTACAACTCGACCTGAAACCATGTTAGGTGATACTGGTGTTGCGGTAAACCCGGAGGATGACAGGTATAAACATTTAATTGGTAAAACTCTTACCCTCCCCATCATGAACCGGGAAATACCGATTATTGGTGATGAATTAGTTGATCCTACCTTCGGTACAGGTTGTGTAAAAGTTACACCAGCCCATGATCCTAACGACTTTGAAATGGGTAAGCGTCATAATTTGCCGTTTATCAATATCATGAACAAAGACGGCACATTAAACGAAAATGCGGGTGAGTTCCAAGGACAAGACCGCTTTGTTGCCAGAAAAAATGTCATTGCTCGCTTAGAAGCAGATAGCGTACTGGTAAAAATAGAAGACTATAAACATACAGTACCCTATAGCGATCGCGGCAAAGTCCCCGTTGAACCTCTATTATCTACCCAGTGGTTCGTGAAAATTCGCCCCCTCGCGGATAAAACCCTCGATTTCCTCGATAACCAAAGTTCCCCCGAATTTGTCCCTGAACGCTGGCGAAAGGTTTACCGTGACTGGTTAGTAAATCTGCGTGACTGGTGTATTTCCCGTCAGTTATGGTGGGGTCATCAAATCCCCGCTTGGTATGCAGTCAGTGAAACCAACGGCGAAATTACCGACACCACACCCCATTTTGTCGCTAGAAATGAAGCCGAAGCCTTAGAAAAAGCCAAATCACAATTTGGCGAAGAAGTCAAATTAGAACAAGACCCCGACGTATTAGATACTTGGTTTTCCTCTGGTTTATGGCCTTTCTCAACTTTAGGTTGGCCAGAACAAACCAAAGACTTAGAAACCTACTATCCCACCGCTACCCTAGTTGCAGGATTTGATATTATCTTTTTCTGGGTAGCGAGAATGACCATGATGGCTGGACATTTCACTGGTAAAATGCCCTTCAAAAATGTTTATATTCATGGTTTAGTCAGGGATGAAAATAATAAGAAAATGTCCAAATCAGCAAACAATGGTATTGACCCATTATTGTTGATTGATAAATATGGAACTGATGCCCTCCGCTATACCTTAGTTAAAGAAGTAGTCGGTGCTGGTCAAGATATTCGCTTAGAATATGATCGTAAAAAAGATGAATCTATTTCCGTAGAAGCATCCCGAAATTTTGCCAATAAAATCTGGAATGCTGCCCGATTTGTAATGATGAATTTGGATGGGCAAACACCAGAAAAATTAGGTAAAGCGAAACCAACAGAACTCAGTGATAAATGGATTATCTCCCGTTATCATCAAGTAATTAAACAAACAAATAATTACTTTGATAATTATAGTTTTGGAGAAGCAGCAAAAGGACTTTATGAGTTTATTTGGGGTGACTTCTGTGACTGGTATATTGAATTAGTCAAATCCAGATTACAGAAAGACGCAGAACCCGCATCTCGCAAAGTAGCCCAACAAATTATTGCGGAAATATTGGAAGGCATCTTAAAATTATTACATCCTTTCATGCCCCATATTACCGAAGAAATTTGGCAAACTCTTACCCAACAACCAGCAGAAAATCCTCAATGTTTAGCCTTACAAAGTTATCCAGAAGCGGATAATAAGTTAATTGATGCTGATTTAGAAACACAATTTGATTTGTTAATTGGTACTATCCGCACCATTCGTAACTTACGCGCCGAAGCTGATGTCAAACCGGGTGTAAAAATCACCGCTAATTTGCAAAGTGAAAGTGAAAAAGAAAGGTCAATTCTCACACTTGCTGAGTCTTATATTAAAGATTTAGCTAAAGTAGAAACCTTAACTATTCAAACTCCTGAAATTACTGTAGAAGAAAAACCAAAAATCAATTTACTTTTTAACAGTATATACTGGCGGACATTCTTGACAATTTTTGTAGTTATTTCCGCTTTAATTACTGTGAGAGTAGCTGTGTTTGTGGGGAATACATCTCTGCGGTTGCCAATTTTTGGAACATTCTTTGAACTGGTAGGTTTAGCTTATGCAGGTTGGTTTATTGTCCGCTATTTATTAAATGCCAAAGCCAGACAAGAAATATTTGCCAAATATTTACCAGCAGAGGAAGAAACGAAAGAAGCAGAAATAGAAACTGCTGTAACCGAAGAGAAAGAAAAAGAAAATTCCATTGCTGGTGTTGTGGGTACAGTTCAGATAGTTATTCCTTTAACTGGAGTAGTTGATGTTGAGGTTTTACGTGCCAAACTGGAAAAAAGTTTGAGTAAAGTAGAAGCAGAAGTAAAATCTTTAAGTGGAAGATTAAGTAATTCCAACTTTGTAGATAAAGCCCCCGCCGATGTGGTACAAACTACCAGAGATGCTTTAGCAGAAGCCCAAAAACAAGCGGAAATTTTACAGGAACGTCTTGGTACTTTATAACAGGTGACAGGTGATAGGTTACAGGTTACAGGTGACTGGTTACAGGTTAAAGACGTAAGAGATTACCTATTACCTATTACCTATTACCTATTACCTATAGGACTCCTATTTGAATTTTGATAGCTTGCGTGGCGTAGCCATACAAAATTAGGTATTGTAGGGTGTGTTAGAACGGAGTTCGTAACGCACCATTATCAAGGGTTTGGTGCGTTACGCTATCACTCTAAGCGAAGCCATGCCCGCAAGGGCTTTACGCACCCTACGTATCTTTTCAAGAATCAAATATTATTCCTATATTACCTATTACCTATTACCTATTACCTATTACCTATTACCTATTACCTATTACCTATTATCTAGTTTTGAATGATTATGCAATATTTAGCCCAAGTACATAAAAACGATTTTTTAAAACAGTATCAATTACGTCTGTTGGCAATTAAGGAAGATGAATATTTATGGTCAACAATTTCTGAAGAGACATTTATTCTTTTGGGAAAAGAACACATCATGAATGAAAAAATGATGGTTTTAGTAGAACTTTCCCCCACAGGAGATATAGAAAGAATTGAAGATGCTACCAGTTGGATAGTTGATTTAGTGCAAACTTACCTCTCAACTGGTGTTACACCGGAATTTTTAAAACAAGAAGCTGAAAATGCAGAACAGTGGCGACAAATTTTAACTTTACAAAATCAAGATATAGCCCGTCGTACTTTGGAATTAGAAGCAAGACGGGAACAAATTCAAGCTTTAGAAGAAAGTCTTAACCGTGAACAAAATAATCATAGTTCCTAAAACAGAGAATAGGTAATAGGTAATCTCTTATATCTGTTACCTGTCACCTGTCACCTGTCAGCAATTACTTAATTTCTTCTCCTGCTAATACTTGACGAATTACCCTAGTTAAAGCTTTTTGTGTAAAGCGTCCAGCAAGTTGTTGTCCTAAGTTATGGACTCTGGGATTAACAATAATCTCAGCTAGTTGGGGGGCAATTTTAGCAGGATCAAAACCTCTAGTTTCTCTGAGAATACCTGCAATTCGTTTGATATATTCTAGGGTTTGTTGTTGTTCAGCGGTTGCACCAGGCATTTCATTAATTGCGGTGATACCTACTCTTTCCCGCAGTAAATAGGTGAAATTGTGCAAGACATTTTTACTAACTGCATCTAGTCCATTTAAAAATTCATCAACTAATCTATCTCGAATAAATTCACCCCGTTGAGAAGATAGAAAATCTAGGGTTTGATTCATGACTAAGCTCAGGTCATAATCTTGACTATTGCGAGCATTTTTAAGTAGGTTTTCTAGACGATTCCAGCGGAATTTACCATCTTTAAATAACAACTCTTGTAATGAAGTTCTTAATTCATGAGATGGATCAGTTAGCAGACGTTTGGAAACATAAGGATAGGCTTCACTCAGCACTTTGAAGTTGGGATCGATATAAATGGCGATACCTTCCAAAGTCACCAAAGAACGAATTATTAGCGCATAGTATGGCGGTACACGGAAAGGATACTCATACATTAATGCTGATAAATCATCGGTGATGCTTTTAATGTTTAGTTCTGCAACACTTGCACCTTGGGCATTGGCAAATACTTTAGCAAATGCCGGAATAATTGGTGTTAAATCTGTTTCTGGGGAAAGAAATTCTAGTTTGACGTAATCTTCTGTTAATAAATCAAAGTCTCTGTTAACAACGTGAACAATAGCTTCAATTAAACCATAGCGTTGTGGTGGTTTAATTTCGCTCATCATGCCGAAGTCGAGATAAGCTAATTTGCCATCCAAAGTAGCTAATAAATTGCCAGGATGAGGATCAGCGTGGAAAAAACCATGTTCTAATAATTGACGCAGGGAACATTGAACTCCTACCTCGATTAAATAACGGGCATCTATTCCCAGTTCTTTAATTTCCTTGCTTTGAGTTAATTTAATACCGTTGATCCATTCCATCGTTAACACACGACGGTTTGTATATTCCCAATAAATTTTGGGTACATATATATCTTGAATATGTCCATATAACTCAAAAAAGCGTTCGGCATTTTCCCCTTCATGGATGTAGTCCATTTCTTCAAAAATGCGATCGCCTAATTCATCTAAAATCCCAACTAAATCACTTCTTACCCGTTTAAAGTTTTTTTGCACCCATCCGGCTAAGTTGCGTAAAATATATAAATCTATGGTGATGCGTTCTCGCAAATCTGGACGCTGTATTTTGACAGCGACTTCTTCACCATTTTTCAGCTTACCTTTATATACTTGTCCTAAAGAAGCTGCCGCAATTGGTTGGGGGGAAAGTTCCGCGTAAATTTCCTCTGGTGTACCTCCTAATTCTTCCTCAATAAATTGGTAAGCAATTTCATTAGGAAAAGCAGGTAATTGATCTTGCAGTTTAGTTAATTCTTCTAAACATACTGGTGGTACTAAATCTGGCCTGGTAGATAATGCTTGACCAATTTTTATATAAGCTGGTCCCAATCGTGTCAGTAATTCTCTTAATTGAACTGCCCGCCGCAGATTATCTTTAACAGCAATTCCTCGCTTTCCATCCCACCAAACTCCTAAAAGATAGGACAGGGTTGGCCGTAAAACTGCCAAAATTCGCTGTAAAACCTGAAAAGGCCGATTTTGATAATGGGTTTGGATTTTTTGTGGATCGTAATCTATTGATTCTGGTTCAGTTGCGGCTGATAATGGTGATTTACGCCTCGCAGATGGTTCTGCGGATTTGCTCACCAAGGTTTCTGCACCATTTTCTGGTACTACTTCAATTAAGGACAACTCGTTTCCGCGACTGTCCTCCGCAGTAGATCGAGAACTAGGGGGAAGTGTCTTAACTATCATTCAAAAGGCCACCAATGAGATGAACTGTTAACTATTGTAACAATATGTTGCGAATGCCGCTAGGCAAGTTTAAAAACAGGGGGGAATAATCTATCCTGTATGATTTTTGAATTTTAGATTTCAGTTCAGCATTCAGTTAACGTCTATAGCTTGCGTGACATTTCTCATTAAAGGGGAAATTGCGCCTTAATTGTTCGGTTCTACCACTGCCGCTAATATACAAAAGACTATACTCTCATAGGTGTATAGTTCAATGTTTATTTTACCTGCTGTTAGATGCTCGTTAATTAAGGGGTGAAAACCTGTGTACGAATGGATATTGCCAAGTCTAAGAGAAGTTTTAGCTACAAGCCAAGCCAATATGGCTGATTGTTCATCTGCCAAAGCAGAACAACAATGGCGTATTAGTTTGGCAGCAACAGAACATCTTTTACTCAAAACCTTAGCGCCAATCACCACTGACAAAACTCAAGCTTTGGTTTTAACTGCACCAGCACCTTTATTTAGTCAGCCACAATTAACCCAAAATTTACGAACAGTTACTTTTACAGCTAAACCCTTTAATCCGTTGGCTTTGATGCCTTTTCATATCTCACCGAGAATGGCGCAAAGTATAGGAAATCAGGTAATATCCAATCTGCAAGACGCTGCAAAAATTACAGAAAAAATTACAGATAATATCTACACAGAAAATCAAATTAATTCAGAAAAATCTATTTTACCTTTATTAACTACTGATCCTTTGGGAACAGAGCAGTTTTGTTTAGTATTTACAGAAAAATTTAGATTGGTTTTAGTTTTGTCAACCAACCAAAATGGTAAAAAGGAATTTTTATTTTCTTTTGAACCAGAGGTGGTACAACAAGCTTGGCAAGCTTTAGGTGCAAGGGTAGTTTTAACTAATCCAGATTTATTTGCTAATTTAGATGAGTTAGTGACAAAATACTCTTCTAGTTTACCTAACTATCAAACTATTATTGAATTTAGCCAATTTTTATTACAAGAATTACCAGAACCAGAGACAGATAAAGTTATACACAATTTTTCCACATCTACCTCTTCCTCTCATCATGTTTCTCCCTCAGCAAAACCTAATTATCGCCCTGATGTGGAGTTATTACAAGCTTTTGCCCACGAAGTTCGCACACCTTTGGCAACTATTCGCACTTTAACCAAATTACTACTTAAACGTCGAGATTTACCCACTACTGTTATTAACCGTTTACAAGTTATTGATCATGAATGTACTGAGCAAATTGACAGAATGGAGTTATTATTTAAAGCCGCAGAATTAGAAACTTCTACATCAACAAAGACAGCGAATACTCAATTAACACCGATGTCTTTGGATCAAGTTTTACAACAAAGTATTCCCCGTTGGCAACAAGCAGCAAAGCGGCGGAATTTAACTTTAGATGTGGCTTTACCCCAGCAATTACCCACAGTAGTTAGTAACCCGAATATGTTAGACCGGGTACTCACTGGTTTAATGGAAAATTTTACCCGTAGCTTACCTCCTGGGAGTTCTATTCAAGTTCAAGTTATCCCCGCAGGTGATCAATTAAAATTACAATTATCACCACAATTATATTGTCAAGATACAACTAGAGATTTTAACTTACCAATTCGTAAATCCTTGGGTCAATTGTTAGTTCTCCAACCAGAAACAGGAACTATTAGTTTAAATATTTCTGCCACTAAGCATTTATTTCAA from Okeanomitos corallinicola TIOX110 includes the following:
- a CDS encoding AarF/ABC1/UbiB kinase family protein, whose protein sequence is MIVKTLPPSSRSTAEDSRGNELSLIEVVPENGAETLVSKSAEPSARRKSPLSAATEPESIDYDPQKIQTHYQNRPFQVLQRILAVLRPTLSYLLGVWWDGKRGIAVKDNLRRAVQLRELLTRLGPAYIKIGQALSTRPDLVPPVCLEELTKLQDQLPAFPNEIAYQFIEEELGGTPEEIYAELSPQPIAAASLGQVYKGKLKNGEEVAVKIQRPDLRERITIDLYILRNLAGWVQKNFKRVRSDLVGILDELGDRIFEEMDYIHEGENAERFFELYGHIQDIYVPKIYWEYTNRRVLTMEWINGIKLTQSKEIKELGIDARYLIEVGVQCSLRQLLEHGFFHADPHPGNLLATLDGKLAYLDFGMMSEIKPPQRYGLIEAIVHVVNRDFDLLTEDYVKLEFLSPETDLTPIIPAFAKVFANAQGASVAELNIKSITDDLSALMYEYPFRVPPYYALIIRSLVTLEGIAIYIDPNFKVLSEAYPYVSKRLLTDPSHELRTSLQELLFKDGKFRWNRLENLLKNARNSQDYDLSLVMNQTLDFLSSQRGEFIRDRLVDEFLNGLDAVSKNVLHNFTYLLRERVGITAINEMPGATAEQQQTLEYIKRIAGILRETRGFDPAKIAPQLAEIIVNPRVHNLGQQLAGRFTQKALTRVIRQVLAGEEIK
- a CDS encoding HAMP domain-containing sensor histidine kinase, with the translated sequence MYEWILPSLREVLATSQANMADCSSAKAEQQWRISLAATEHLLLKTLAPITTDKTQALVLTAPAPLFSQPQLTQNLRTVTFTAKPFNPLALMPFHISPRMAQSIGNQVISNLQDAAKITEKITDNIYTENQINSEKSILPLLTTDPLGTEQFCLVFTEKFRLVLVLSTNQNGKKEFLFSFEPEVVQQAWQALGARVVLTNPDLFANLDELVTKYSSSLPNYQTIIEFSQFLLQELPEPETDKVIHNFSTSTSSSHHVSPSAKPNYRPDVELLQAFAHEVRTPLATIRTLTKLLLKRRDLPTTVINRLQVIDHECTEQIDRMELLFKAAELETSTSTKTANTQLTPMSLDQVLQQSIPRWQQAAKRRNLTLDVALPQQLPTVVSNPNMLDRVLTGLMENFTRSLPPGSSIQVQVIPAGDQLKLQLSPQLYCQDTTRDFNLPIRKSLGQLLVLQPETGTISLNISATKHLFQAIGGKLIVRQNQQYGEVLTIFLPLEVSCQQKIKIS